One window of the Haloarcula halobia genome contains the following:
- a CDS encoding DUF7289 family protein — MGSREPPLGTRAQSAPLGLLLVFAVMFIGATAVVALGSGAITTTQDQLANERAEQALTQLDSETALVALGSSNAQTVHIPGGVNDGYVLDETAGHVTIEHEKPSGTVTLVDRDLGSVRTTGASSTVAYQGGGVWKETDGGSVMVSPPEFHYRNATLTFPIISVEGDTSLSERASVRRTSSNEVDVSNPIQNGTIVVTITSDYYRAWGQYFETRTDGEVSYDPPNQRVTIDLVTPIGTTKLTSAVAGLSSGSLQVQGNGGRPCGDSPGSNPFYTDSYNSSEPGDYCSQYSSGATGSNGNVTFGGSVDYQGNANFHGNIRSGSDVDITGSADINGDIYWTDSFSASGSASYDSEEQISGVDTRSPLNHFVATMGQDVADDNDNDDANDAYDAITGGPDPTLDFSSRSTVTIENAGRYHLERIDLGSGETLELDTNDGAITIVVDEYVDVSGTIDVQGDNRVNVYVRTMGANPSDGKVSVSGWRDAGLRVHGGTVSVPGDDAPQLRFYANDTFNASVDGGQFTGVLWAPVGAGGPGGTRVENGDIYGGIVSGDVNIDTKGRIHYDQALGDTQVVSRKANVVKITYVHVSENTVRFED; from the coding sequence ATGGGGTCCAGAGAGCCGCCGTTGGGAACCCGGGCACAGAGCGCGCCCCTGGGCCTCTTGCTGGTGTTCGCAGTGATGTTTATCGGCGCGACGGCGGTCGTCGCGCTGGGGTCGGGAGCGATTACGACGACGCAAGACCAGCTGGCAAACGAACGGGCAGAACAAGCCCTGACGCAGCTGGACTCCGAGACGGCGCTGGTCGCGCTCGGCAGTTCGAACGCACAGACTGTTCACATCCCGGGCGGGGTGAACGACGGGTACGTATTGGACGAGACTGCCGGGCACGTCACTATCGAACACGAGAAACCGAGTGGAACTGTCACGCTCGTGGACCGTGACCTCGGTTCGGTCCGCACGACTGGGGCGAGCAGTACCGTCGCATATCAGGGCGGTGGCGTCTGGAAAGAGACGGACGGCGGGTCGGTGATGGTCTCGCCGCCGGAGTTTCACTACCGGAACGCGACGCTGACGTTCCCGATTATCAGTGTCGAGGGTGACACCTCGCTGAGCGAGAGAGCGTCGGTTCGACGGACCAGCTCGAACGAGGTCGACGTCTCGAACCCGATTCAGAACGGGACCATCGTCGTCACGATAACGAGCGACTACTACCGGGCCTGGGGGCAATACTTCGAGACGCGGACCGACGGCGAAGTCAGTTACGACCCCCCAAACCAGCGGGTGACCATCGACCTGGTGACGCCTATCGGAACCACCAAACTCACGTCTGCGGTCGCCGGGCTCTCCTCCGGAAGCCTCCAGGTCCAGGGCAACGGGGGGCGCCCGTGTGGGGACTCGCCCGGATCGAACCCGTTTTACACTGACAGCTACAACTCGTCGGAGCCAGGCGACTACTGTTCGCAGTACTCCTCCGGCGCCACGGGGTCGAACGGGAACGTCACGTTCGGCGGCTCCGTCGACTATCAGGGCAACGCAAACTTCCACGGGAACATCCGTTCTGGGTCCGACGTCGACATCACCGGCAGCGCCGACATCAACGGAGACATCTACTGGACGGACAGCTTCTCCGCGTCCGGGAGCGCCTCCTACGATAGCGAGGAGCAGATCTCGGGTGTCGACACGCGGTCACCGCTGAATCACTTCGTCGCCACGATGGGACAGGATGTGGCAGACGACAACGACAACGACGACGCGAACGACGCCTACGACGCGATAACGGGCGGGCCGGACCCCACGCTCGACTTCTCGAGTCGGTCGACGGTCACGATCGAGAACGCGGGGCGGTACCACCTCGAGAGAATCGACCTCGGCAGTGGCGAGACGCTAGAACTCGACACGAACGATGGCGCAATCACCATCGTCGTCGACGAGTATGTCGACGTGAGCGGTACCATCGACGTCCAGGGGGACAATCGCGTCAACGTCTACGTCCGGACGATGGGGGCGAACCCGAGCGACGGCAAAGTGAGCGTCTCGGGATGGCGAGACGCCGGTCTCAGAGTCCACGGTGGCACGGTCTCCGTCCCCGGCGACGACGCCCCACAGCTCCGCTTCTACGCGAACGACACGTTCAACGCATCGGTGGACGGGGGTCAGTTCACCGGCGTGCTCTGGGCACCTGTCGGAGCTGGCGGTCCAGGGGGAACCCGGGTCGAAAACGGGGACATCTATGGCGGCATCGTCTCCGGTGACG
- a CDS encoding DUF4382 domain-containing protein, translating into MQRRDFLRTAGFVAGSGALAGCPGRNGETGLLVTRFRDASDAVADFDSCVVTVSELRVLPAAAATETEEHEGAELLFSIEDASVDLVEVADDGTAFAFEQELMTGQYVYLKLVVARIDAALTDGREAMVTTPDDGPLRFGAPFEIGTGDATILTAGLRPVQRGAATSYVLRPAPSQTTVTYE; encoded by the coding sequence ATGCAGCGCCGCGATTTCCTCCGGACGGCCGGCTTCGTGGCCGGCAGCGGTGCGCTCGCGGGCTGTCCTGGCCGGAACGGCGAGACGGGCCTCCTCGTGACGCGGTTCCGGGACGCCTCGGACGCCGTCGCGGACTTCGACTCCTGTGTCGTCACGGTCAGCGAGTTGCGCGTGCTCCCGGCGGCAGCTGCCACCGAGACGGAGGAACACGAGGGCGCCGAGCTGCTCTTTTCCATCGAGGACGCGTCGGTGGACCTGGTCGAGGTAGCCGACGACGGGACCGCCTTCGCGTTCGAACAGGAGCTGATGACCGGCCAGTACGTCTATCTCAAGCTCGTGGTCGCCCGCATCGACGCCGCACTGACAGACGGCCGTGAGGCGATGGTCACGACGCCCGACGACGGTCCACTGAGGTTCGGCGCGCCGTTCGAGATCGGGACCGGCGACGCCACCATTCTCACGGCAGGCCTCCGCCCCGTCCAGCGCGGTGCTGCCACGAGTTACGTCCTGCGACCGGCGCCGTCACAGACTACCGTCACGTACGAGTGA